The window AAAGATACACATCCTGAACGTGTGCTTCCTCATCGACCGGCTGGAGGAAAAGCGCGGCGGCACGGCGGGCAACATTGCCTACAGCCTGGCCCTGCTGGGCGAAAAGCCGCACATCCTGTGCTGCGTGGGCAAGGACTTTGACCGCTACGCAGAGGAACTGGACAAGCTGGGCCTGCCGCAGGATGGCATCCGCAAGCTGGACGACCAGTTCACCGCCGGGGCCTACATCACCACCGACCAGAGCGACAACCAGATCACCGGCTTCAACCCGGCGGCCATGCGCTTTGCGTGCGAATATCCTTTCCCCGCGCTGGACGCCAAGGCCGACATCGCCATCGTCTCGCCCGGCAACGTGGACGACATGGTGGGGCTGCCGCGCATGTTCCGCGAGCGCGGCGTGCGCTACATCTTCGACCCCGGCCAGCAGATTCCCGCCCTGTCCGGCGACCAGTTGTACGAGGCCATCTGCGGCGCGCACATGCTGGTCACCAACGACTACGAACTGGAAATGATCATGAAGGCCACGGGCCGCACCAAGGCGGAACTGCTGGAGCGCACCGGGTGGATCATCACCACCATGTCCGAGCACGGCTCGCGCATCGACAACGGCAGCCCGGTGCTGGTGCCCGCCGTCAAGGCCGACCAGGTGCTGGACCCCACCGGCGCGGGCGATGCCTACCGCGCGGGGCTCATCAAGGGGCTGGTGGACGGCAAGGACGTGACAGAGGCTGCCCGCATGGGCGCCACCTGCGCCAGCTTCTGCGTGGAGCACTACGGCACCCAGGAACATGCCTTCACGCCGGAGCAGTTCGCGGCGCGGCACAAGGCGGCGTTTGGCGTATAGGGCCTGCACCACCATGAGCCTTTTGCCCTCTGCCTGACCGACCCGAAGGGCGCGAAGCGTGCCCGTTGGGCGAGCTTGCGAGCTCTACGGGCATCGAGAACAGAGATGTCAGAATGGTTTTTTATTTCGGCCGAATACCACAAAAGTATACTCCCTCCATAAAGAAACCATTCTTCCTTGGCAGAGAACAAAATCCCTCATAGCGGCAACAGGCCCTAGTGGGTACCCACACGCCCGACCAAGCAAACAACATAAAATACCGCCGGATTCCCGAGGGAATCCGGCGGTATTTTGTGTTGGTCGATAGTCAAGAGCCCGCATCAATAAGACGGGGCACCTACCCGAACAGTTTCTCCGGCGGCCTGCGCTCCGGCACGATGTCGTGGGGAATCTCGTCCTCGTTCCAGGCCTGCGACACGTACAGTCCGCAGAAGCAGGCCCCGAATTCCTTCACGTCGTCCTCGCGGTACACGCAGGGACAGACGATGTCGCGGTCCTTTTCGAACTCGCCAAGGGCCAGGCGACAGGGGCAGGCCATGTACCCGTAGCGCTGCTTGTTCACCAGCAGGCTTTCCAGCAGGGGCATGGTCATGTCCATGTCCTTGTTGAAGAAATAGCCCTTGGGCTCCTGAATCTTGCGCAGCATGTCATGCAGCGCCTGCGGGGTTGCGGGGCCGCTCATAGTTGCAGGGCCTCCTTGATGTCTTCCTTGTGGAAGCCCACGATGACGCGGCCATTGCCGCAGACCAGCGTGGGAAAGGACAGCTTGGGATTGTGGGTGCGAATTTCTTCCAGCACCGCCTTGCGCTCGTCGCCCTCAAGCTGGTCCACGAACACGCACTTGTAGTCCACGCCGTGTTCTTCGAGGTACTGCTTGGTGTTCTTGCAGTGAACGCAGGTGGACAGGGCAAACAATTTCACTTCGTTGGAATCGTCGGACATGATCAATACCTCGCTCGGCGTGCGCGCCGCATCGTTCGATGGAATACGTCTGAGGTGCCGCGAACTGCTGGCGCATCCTAGCAGCAGCCCCCCGGCGTGACAATCCGCACGAAAACGCAAAGGGACTGCCCTTCCGGGGCATGCACCGGGATTACCTGCCGAAAGTCGCCCCCCGCCGCTACGCCGATGGCCGCCCGGCCACCGCGTCGGCAATGAGCGAGGCCAGCCGCCGCACGGTGGCGGCAAGGTCGGGGTGTTCCTCAAGGGCGCCGTCCACGCGGATGCCGTAGCGCTCATCCCGCAGGGGGCGGCGAACGCCATCGCCGCCGGGGTGTCCGGTGCCGTCGCGGTCGCCCAGCAGCACCGTGAGCGCGTTGTGGGTGATCACGATGGTGCGCCCGCCCACCTCCACGGTCAGGGTATCGCCGTCGTCCCGCACCTCGAAGCGCTGGTCCTCGGGCAATTCCTCGCGCATTTCGTCCAGGGCGGCGGCCACGGGGCGCAGCCGTTCGCGGGCCACGTCGCGCAGCCGCTCGGACATGCCGGTGGCGCTTTCGCCCACGGCCCGGCGGCGCGACAGTTCCTCGCGCAGCACATCGCGCGGGTTTTCCGGCCTGGTCCGCCACACGTAGCGCAACAGCAGGTAAATCAGCAGGACGAACAGGCCGCCCAGAATCAAGCCGCGTATCATGCCATACTCCATGCCGCGAAAGGTGTGCCTTGCGCAAGTGGCCGGACAAAGGCCCGGCCCGGCGGACATGCGGAACCATCGAAGCCGGGCGTGCCAGCCAGGCCAGGCACGTCAGTCAGGCCAGTCAGGCCACTCAGGCCAGATCGGTACATGCGGGCTGCCGGG of the Nitratidesulfovibrio sp. genome contains:
- a CDS encoding carbohydrate kinase family protein → MSIYVSGSIAYDRIMNFPGKFADHILPEKIHILNVCFLIDRLEEKRGGTAGNIAYSLALLGEKPHILCCVGKDFDRYAEELDKLGLPQDGIRKLDDQFTAGAYITTDQSDNQITGFNPAAMRFACEYPFPALDAKADIAIVSPGNVDDMVGLPRMFRERGVRYIFDPGQQIPALSGDQLYEAICGAHMLVTNDYELEMIMKATGRTKAELLERTGWIITTMSEHGSRIDNGSPVLVPAVKADQVLDPTGAGDAYRAGLIKGLVDGKDVTEAARMGATCASFCVEHYGTQEHAFTPEQFAARHKAAFGV
- a CDS encoding ferredoxin-thioredoxin reductase catalytic domain-containing protein, producing the protein MSGPATPQALHDMLRKIQEPKGYFFNKDMDMTMPLLESLLVNKQRYGYMACPCRLALGEFEKDRDIVCPCVYREDDVKEFGACFCGLYVSQAWNEDEIPHDIVPERRPPEKLFG
- a CDS encoding glutaredoxin family protein, giving the protein MSDDSNEVKLFALSTCVHCKNTKQYLEEHGVDYKCVFVDQLEGDERKAVLEEIRTHNPKLSFPTLVCGNGRVIVGFHKEDIKEALQL